One window of the Staphylococcus equorum genome contains the following:
- a CDS encoding MerR family transcriptional regulator: MEKIYIDQVASICDISKSKLRFYEKKEILKFIERDTNNKRLYSKDDIEMIKFIKCLSNLNMSLKEIKKNTGMLYDNEIDIKTILEVHLGVLNNQKEVLNKRIGVIEGELLQIT; this comes from the coding sequence TTGGAAAAAATTTATATTGATCAAGTAGCAAGCATATGTGATATAAGTAAAAGTAAATTAAGATTTTATGAAAAAAAGGAGATATTAAAATTTATAGAAAGAGACACTAATAATAAAAGGCTCTATAGTAAAGATGATATTGAAATGATAAAATTCATCAAATGTTTAAGTAATTTGAATATGAGTTTAAAAGAAATCAAAAAAAATACAGGTATGTTATATGATAATGAAATAGATATAAAAACAATATTAGAAGTACATTTAGGGGTTTTAAATAACCAAAAAGAAGTATTGAACAAAAGAATTGGAGTTATTGAAGGAGAGTTACTTCAAATCACTTAA
- a CDS encoding DUF1304 domain-containing protein has translation MSIVTVILVLLVAIEFIYIMILQTIKTTSLRTSKIFNIKQEELKKPNLKVLMKNQGVYNGLLGVMLLYALFFSHNPRELITCILIYIILVAVYGAITSQKSIILKQGGLPIIALISLLF, from the coding sequence ATGAGTATTGTTACAGTAATTTTAGTTTTATTAGTTGCTATTGAATTTATATATATAATGATATTACAAACGATTAAAACGACTTCCCTTAGAACTAGTAAAATATTCAATATTAAGCAGGAAGAATTAAAAAAGCCCAATTTAAAGGTTCTTATGAAAAACCAAGGTGTATACAATGGACTTCTTGGTGTGATGTTATTATATGCGCTGTTCTTTTCCCATAATCCTAGAGAATTAATTACTTGTATTTTAATTTATATCATTTTAGTTGCCGTATATGGGGCAATTACTAGTCAAAAATCTATAATTTTAAAACAAGGCGGGCTCCCTATAATCGCACTTATTTCATTGCTTTTTTAG
- a CDS encoding 2OG-Fe dioxygenase family protein, with the protein MNKLQKDGYSRYDLMKSLNYEGIEQDYNEILAYFADLPEDDYAPNLNRYRRYSRAIVLPGTEDAFWLPTIERNGVDYSAYFQGKFNPEHSGSYREFHSIDENIRSNKLLNDIIIANYHETFWNEEDKILPIHVGVHFVKLYVENDGDKAVSSPNCLHQDGEPFTFAHLIERKNIVGGTNAIAVPEAAGNNPEDTDENNIIEVFEMENPLESYGVYDPNVSHYVSPVEKGSEQGTGLRSVILIDYQQTVVADVDE; encoded by the coding sequence ATGAATAAATTACAAAAAGATGGTTATTCAAGATATGATTTAATGAAAAGTTTAAATTATGAGGGTATTGAACAAGATTATAATGAAATATTAGCGTACTTTGCTGATCTACCTGAAGATGATTATGCCCCTAACCTTAATAGATATAGAAGATACTCTAGAGCAATCGTGTTACCTGGCACAGAAGATGCTTTTTGGCTTCCTACCATTGAAAGAAATGGCGTTGATTATTCTGCGTATTTTCAAGGGAAGTTTAATCCAGAACATTCTGGCTCATATAGAGAATTCCATTCTATTGATGAAAATATAAGAAGTAATAAATTGTTGAACGATATTATAATAGCCAACTATCATGAAACGTTTTGGAACGAAGAGGATAAAATTTTACCGATTCATGTGGGTGTGCATTTCGTTAAATTGTATGTAGAAAATGACGGAGATAAAGCTGTTTCCTCACCGAACTGTTTACACCAAGACGGAGAGCCGTTTACTTTTGCTCATTTAATTGAAAGAAAGAATATTGTTGGTGGAACGAATGCTATCGCTGTACCGGAAGCTGCTGGGAATAATCCGGAAGATACTGATGAAAACAATATAATAGAAGTTTTTGAAATGGAGAACCCTTTAGAATCCTACGGCGTTTACGACCCTAATGTAAGTCATTATGTAAGTCCAGTTGAAAAAGGATCAGAACAAGGTACAGGTCTTAGATCTGTCATATTAATTGATTACCAACAAACAGTTGTTGCAGATGTCGACGAATAA
- a CDS encoding LLM class flavin-dependent oxidoreductase, translating into MPKKQIHFNGFVQNSPSPHSSGLWKHDKDQGAHHNQLDYWINIAQTLEKGKFDSIFIADVLGTYSVYNQSSDAAIKHAVQLPAHDPIPIISAMAAVTKHIGFAPTISTTYAQPYSLARQLSTLDHLTNGRLGWNVVTSYLESEAINLGLKERLPKDLRYNRADEFLQVVYKLWEDSWEDGSVVNDKDTDTYADPDKVHEINHEGEFFSVPGPHIVEPSPQRTPVLFQAGASEKGKTFAAKHAEAVFTKHTSVESLKRYVDDIHTRAEQHGRSKEDILVFPMVLPIIGETEEEAYQKYEALTEHISYEGSASLLSGHTGIDFSEYDPDQYIEDIETEAMQGNLNMYTKDPHHKWTLREAVKNHGLGNGTAKFIGTKEQVADKFEAWAVEGGAAGFNIAQSYSPGTFEEFVDYVIPELQKRGLYRTEYEGTTLRENMFGKDQKTIKENHPAKNKSAANTLI; encoded by the coding sequence ATGCCGAAGAAGCAGATACATTTTAATGGATTTGTTCAAAACTCACCATCCCCACATTCATCTGGATTATGGAAACATGACAAAGACCAAGGTGCACATCATAATCAATTAGATTATTGGATAAATATTGCGCAAACTTTAGAGAAAGGTAAGTTTGATTCTATATTTATTGCAGACGTTTTAGGAACATATAGTGTTTATAATCAATCGAGTGATGCTGCAATTAAGCATGCAGTTCAACTGCCTGCGCACGATCCTATACCGATTATTTCTGCTATGGCTGCAGTGACAAAACATATTGGCTTTGCCCCAACAATCTCTACTACATATGCACAACCGTATAGTTTAGCTAGGCAATTATCTACATTAGATCATTTAACTAATGGTCGTTTAGGTTGGAATGTTGTCACTTCTTATTTAGAAAGTGAAGCGATTAACTTAGGATTGAAAGAACGATTACCAAAAGATTTAAGATACAACAGAGCAGATGAATTTCTCCAAGTCGTTTATAAACTTTGGGAGGACAGCTGGGAAGATGGGTCTGTAGTTAACGATAAAGACACGGATACGTACGCGGACCCTGATAAAGTGCATGAAATTAACCACGAAGGTGAATTCTTTAGCGTGCCAGGACCCCATATAGTTGAACCATCACCTCAAAGAACGCCTGTATTATTTCAAGCAGGTGCTTCAGAAAAAGGTAAAACGTTTGCGGCGAAACATGCAGAAGCAGTGTTCACGAAACATACCTCAGTAGAATCATTGAAACGCTATGTAGACGATATACATACTAGAGCTGAACAGCATGGCAGAAGTAAAGAAGATATTTTAGTATTCCCTATGGTACTCCCAATTATCGGAGAAACAGAAGAAGAAGCCTATCAAAAATATGAAGCATTAACAGAGCATATTAGCTATGAAGGTTCCGCATCATTATTAAGTGGACATACAGGCATTGATTTTTCAGAGTATGACCCAGATCAGTATATAGAAGATATTGAGACTGAAGCGATGCAAGGCAATCTTAATATGTATACCAAAGACCCACACCATAAATGGACACTCAGAGAAGCTGTGAAAAATCATGGTCTAGGCAATGGCACAGCTAAATTTATTGGAACGAAAGAGCAAGTCGCTGACAAGTTTGAAGCATGGGCAGTTGAAGGTGGGGCCGCTGGGTTTAATATCGCCCAAAGCTATTCACCTGGTACATTTGAAGAATTTGTCGATTATGTTATCCCTGAATTACAAAAAAGAGGTCTATATAGAACAGAATACGAAGGCACAACACTTCGTGAAAATATGTTCGGTAAAGATCAAAAAACAATAAAGGAAAATCATCCAGCAAAAAACAAGAGTGCAGCGAATACTCTTATATAA
- a CDS encoding sodium:solute symporter family protein: MDEITLYTWIGFILFMIVMVIVGYISSRKMKNIADFATGGGNIGPRVLGLSFAATYLSAATFLGYPGWSYEWGLNNLWLFLAMFIGGPTGVLMVAKKVRKLNTNQKSLSLPDWLGDFYDSDIMRVGTGIILLFNIFYIASQFVAGARIFEYLLGMSYFSGLVFIAVIVVLYVYVGGALADIYTDAIQVVIMAIAGLAVFISGIVIFWKGSITSTFAGIANNLSNQNENLVKVFNPESVHFNSFAMVLGAIVIQWAFASAPHLFNKILGLKNEKDLGKMINTYIMVTGLCLLVLFGGIFARVALGDSVETSDLALLDYIIWAFPAVIVALFGVVILAAAMSTTDGLFVSISTVFANDIFLKFLVKRKIINISDEKANRIAFQISKISVPIVGLLSFLLVLQPPKHMSDIMWIGISGIAAGTLGPILHAIYAKRKAPARAAELSMFVGLGSYLVIYFGGIIPSTMSAGAVATFIGIATITIAAFFIKPKDNQKYNVEEGNN, translated from the coding sequence ATGGATGAAATTACTCTCTATACATGGATAGGCTTCATATTATTTATGATAGTCATGGTTATTGTCGGTTATATCAGTTCACGTAAGATGAAAAATATTGCTGATTTTGCCACTGGTGGCGGTAACATTGGGCCTAGAGTGCTTGGACTATCATTTGCAGCAACATACTTAAGTGCAGCCACCTTTTTAGGCTATCCCGGTTGGTCATATGAATGGGGTCTTAATAACTTATGGTTATTTCTAGCCATGTTTATTGGTGGACCTACGGGTGTCTTAATGGTGGCTAAAAAGGTAAGGAAATTGAATACAAATCAAAAATCTTTATCGCTTCCAGATTGGTTAGGAGATTTTTACGATAGTGATATAATGCGCGTAGGTACTGGCATTATCCTTCTTTTTAATATATTTTATATAGCCAGCCAGTTTGTTGCAGGCGCAAGGATTTTTGAATATTTACTCGGTATGTCTTACTTTAGCGGACTCGTCTTTATTGCGGTTATTGTTGTACTTTACGTATACGTTGGTGGCGCACTTGCAGATATCTATACCGATGCGATTCAAGTTGTAATTATGGCCATTGCAGGTCTTGCTGTATTTATCTCAGGAATTGTTATTTTTTGGAAAGGGAGTATAACAAGTACATTTGCTGGTATCGCAAATAATTTATCTAACCAAAATGAAAATTTAGTTAAGGTATTTAATCCAGAATCTGTACATTTCAACTCTTTTGCCATGGTTTTAGGTGCAATCGTTATACAGTGGGCGTTTGCTTCTGCACCACATTTATTCAATAAAATATTAGGTTTGAAAAATGAAAAAGATTTAGGAAAAATGATTAATACTTATATTATGGTCACGGGGCTATGTCTACTCGTGCTATTCGGTGGTATATTCGCTCGTGTCGCGCTTGGAGATAGTGTCGAAACGTCAGACTTAGCACTGCTTGACTATATCATTTGGGCATTTCCTGCAGTGATTGTAGCACTTTTCGGTGTGGTCATTTTAGCTGCAGCAATGTCGACAACAGATGGATTATTTGTATCTATTTCTACAGTATTTGCGAATGATATATTCTTGAAGTTCTTAGTTAAAAGAAAAATAATAAATATTAGTGATGAAAAAGCGAATAGAATTGCATTTCAAATAAGTAAAATCAGTGTGCCAATTGTAGGTTTATTATCATTTTTACTTGTTTTACAACCACCAAAGCATATGAGTGACATTATGTGGATTGGAATATCAGGCATCGCAGCGGGCACATTAGGTCCTATCTTACATGCCATATACGCTAAAAGGAAAGCACCAGCGAGAGCAGCAGAGTTATCTATGTTTGTAGGGCTAGGTTCATATTTAGTCATTTACTTCGGCGGTATTATTCCAAGTACTATGTCGGCAGGGGCAGTAGCAACATTTATCGGTATCGCAACAATTACAATTGCTGCATTTTTCATCAAGCCAAAAGATAATCAAAAATATAATGTAGAAGAAGGTAATAATTAA
- a CDS encoding tautomerase family protein gives MPLIKLDMIKGREKEEIKSILDITYNVMLDAFQAPKGDKYLIVNQHEDYEMEILDTGLGIERTDDVIVFTIVSRPRTKEQKTTFYKNLVNTLHEKVGIRKEDIMISLVENTDENWSFFNGEAQFLTGDL, from the coding sequence ATGCCATTAATTAAATTAGACATGATCAAAGGTAGAGAAAAAGAGGAAATCAAAAGTATTTTAGATATCACATATAACGTGATGTTAGATGCGTTTCAAGCACCAAAAGGTGATAAATATTTAATTGTTAATCAACATGAGGACTATGAAATGGAAATATTAGATACAGGCTTAGGCATCGAAAGAACGGATGACGTGATTGTATTTACTATCGTTTCAAGACCGAGAACAAAAGAACAAAAAACGACATTCTACAAAAATTTAGTGAATACGTTACATGAAAAAGTAGGCATTCGTAAAGAAGATATTATGATTAGTTTAGTAGAAAATACCGATGAAAACTGGAGTTTCTTTAACGGTGAAGCACAATTTTTAACAGGTGATTTATAA
- the gtfA gene encoding accessory Sec system glycosyltransferase GtfA, translated as MTIYNMNYGIGWASSGVEYAQLYRAQALRGRAETLKFVFLEFIKTENIQTLTKNLGFNDDEVVWLYQFFTDIKIAPSSVKLDEIIQSLNDDITKTEAEGKIKKYFFNKSSNYIVCHLKDEDSDIVDRVEYVSRGKLLRKDYYSYVRVFSEYYAPEDNMAKLYMRVFYNEDGSTAYNEYVNGDDSMFVFKDRILYSKQNFIAYFMEKLQLSHEDMILLDRSKDIGQVMIENKNQAKLGVVIHAEHYNASTTNDDYILWNNHYEYVFTNAQEIDFFITATEIQNKLLTEQFEKYNHIMPKIYTIPVGNLTTLTQPLNRKPYSIITASRLAAEKRVDWLVKAVAIAKQQRPEITFDIYGEGAQKQTLHNLIRENNAESYITLHGHVNLNQVYKNYELFLSGSTSEGFGLTLMEAIGSGLGLIGFDVNYGNPTFIEDKENGYLIPIKLNVESESEIVGKIAEAIIRFFENDTNDFHEASYKVAEQFTQDAVKIQWNNLIEEVLYD; from the coding sequence ATGACGATATATAACATGAACTATGGCATTGGATGGGCAAGTAGTGGTGTAGAGTATGCGCAACTTTACAGAGCTCAAGCTTTAAGAGGAAGAGCGGAAACATTAAAGTTTGTGTTTTTAGAATTTATAAAAACTGAAAATATACAAACCTTAACAAAAAATTTAGGGTTTAATGATGATGAAGTGGTATGGTTATACCAATTTTTCACAGATATAAAAATAGCACCTTCAAGTGTTAAATTAGATGAGATTATTCAATCACTCAATGACGACATCACTAAAACAGAAGCTGAAGGAAAAATTAAAAAGTATTTTTTTAATAAAAGCAGTAACTATATCGTATGTCATTTGAAAGACGAAGATAGCGATATTGTTGATAGAGTCGAATATGTATCAAGAGGGAAGTTACTACGCAAAGATTATTATTCTTATGTACGTGTCTTTTCAGAGTATTACGCCCCCGAAGATAATATGGCTAAATTATATATGAGAGTCTTTTACAATGAAGACGGTTCTACAGCATATAATGAATATGTAAATGGTGATGATAGTATGTTTGTCTTTAAAGATAGAATACTATATTCCAAACAAAATTTTATTGCATATTTCATGGAAAAACTTCAGTTGTCGCATGAAGATATGATTTTATTAGATCGCTCAAAAGATATTGGTCAAGTTATGATAGAAAATAAAAATCAAGCTAAATTAGGTGTAGTGATTCATGCAGAACATTATAATGCATCGACAACGAACGACGATTATATACTTTGGAATAATCATTATGAATATGTATTCACTAATGCGCAGGAAATTGATTTCTTTATCACAGCAACGGAAATTCAAAATAAACTGCTGACAGAACAATTTGAAAAGTATAATCATATCATGCCTAAAATATATACAATACCTGTAGGCAATTTAACAACTTTAACACAACCTTTAAATAGAAAACCTTATTCTATTATTACTGCTTCAAGATTAGCAGCTGAAAAACGTGTAGATTGGTTAGTTAAAGCAGTCGCAATTGCGAAACAACAAAGACCTGAAATAACATTTGATATATATGGAGAAGGTGCTCAAAAGCAGACATTGCATAACCTTATTCGTGAAAATAATGCAGAAAGTTATATCACTTTACATGGCCATGTAAATTTAAATCAAGTATATAAGAATTATGAATTGTTTCTATCAGGATCAACGAGTGAAGGCTTTGGACTAACATTGATGGAAGCGATTGGTTCAGGATTAGGGCTTATTGGTTTTGATGTTAATTATGGAAATCCGACTTTTATTGAGGACAAAGAAAATGGCTATCTCATACCTATTAAATTAAATGTAGAGTCAGAGTCAGAAATAGTAGGAAAAATTGCTGAAGCTATAATTCGATTTTTTGAAAATGATACAAATGATTTCCATGAGGCATCTTATAAAGTTGCTGAACAATTTACACAAGATGCTGTAAAAATCCAATGGAATAATTTAATTGAAGAGGTGCTTTATGATTAA
- the gtfB gene encoding accessory Sec system glycosylation chaperone GtfB, with translation MINLFEAFDKQTIVLYNSFKFSGMNRQTIVIEADGFLPDDVKTPYEFFAENENLPVKPLFFNQVKTPKFWLIEGNNNDAVIKDTGDIKARIIYKKNYKHRIVERIEWLNKQGHTQYIDYYNKYGYSYAQVVLDPNTHKRILKRYYNAKGEVFMVENFITNDVILNWQGKEYFFHSKIQFVNFYIQVAGLESEQFLINSFSVPAAVMNGLSEPSNDYFYWQGDITSDIIRHMENILSKERRSFSIIVPSDEAYEQLKSSISDKWKNRIYKSGYVYKFLKSNNHSNQVLTLTNSDQIPHLEQIVQAHPHLDFHIAAMTEMSKILMNLNKYTNAKLYPNAKKTEFKALYKKCDIYLDINKGNEILDAVRAAFDYKLLILGYDATAHNKVVTAPTHLFDVEHPDMLISALEEVTQHNDTFDNYLELQLQQANAIDKTTFIESVN, from the coding sequence ATGATTAATTTATTTGAAGCTTTCGATAAACAAACAATAGTCCTTTATAATTCATTTAAATTTTCTGGTATGAATAGACAAACAATCGTTATTGAAGCAGATGGCTTTCTTCCTGATGATGTTAAAACCCCATATGAATTTTTTGCAGAAAATGAAAATTTGCCAGTTAAACCATTATTTTTTAACCAAGTTAAAACACCGAAATTCTGGTTGATTGAAGGCAATAATAACGATGCTGTAATTAAAGATACAGGAGATATTAAAGCGAGAATTATTTATAAAAAGAATTATAAACATAGAATCGTAGAACGTATCGAGTGGTTAAATAAACAAGGACATACGCAGTATATTGATTATTATAATAAATACGGATACAGTTATGCACAAGTAGTATTGGATCCTAATACCCATAAAAGAATATTAAAACGTTACTATAACGCTAAAGGTGAAGTGTTTATGGTTGAGAATTTCATCACAAATGATGTTATTTTGAATTGGCAAGGCAAAGAATACTTCTTCCATTCGAAAATACAATTTGTTAATTTCTATATCCAAGTTGCAGGGTTAGAATCAGAACAATTTTTAATCAACTCATTTTCAGTACCAGCCGCAGTGATGAATGGTTTAAGCGAGCCTAGCAATGATTATTTTTATTGGCAAGGTGATATTACGAGCGATATTATTCGTCATATGGAAAATATACTATCTAAAGAACGTAGATCATTCAGTATTATTGTGCCGAGCGATGAAGCCTATGAACAACTTAAATCATCCATTAGTGATAAATGGAAAAATAGAATATATAAATCTGGATATGTATATAAATTCCTGAAGTCTAATAATCATTCTAACCAAGTGCTAACACTAACAAATTCTGACCAAATACCGCATTTAGAACAAATTGTACAAGCACATCCACATTTAGATTTTCATATTGCAGCTATGACTGAAATGTCTAAGATATTAATGAACTTGAATAAATATACCAATGCTAAATTATATCCAAATGCTAAAAAGACTGAATTTAAAGCACTTTATAAAAAATGCGATATCTATTTAGATATTAATAAAGGCAACGAAATATTAGATGCAGTTAGGGCAGCTTTTGACTACAAACTATTAATTTTAGGTTATGATGCCACTGCACACAATAAGGTAGTAACAGCACCAACTCATTTATTCGATGTAGAGCATCCTGATATGCTAATCAGTGCGTTAGAGGAAGTTACACAACACAATGACACATTCGATAATTACTTAGAATTACAATTACAACAAGCTAATGCTATCGATAAAACAACATTTATTGAATCAGTAAATTAA
- a CDS encoding ABC-2 transporter permease, with protein MKGLTLSSYYSSKKSLFTYLIVGIVASILFTFMNPIMTCFLPMIFLISPVTDNIKHEKDSKWMYYVSTLPKGRSAYVNSYFIFYGVLILIGLIIGVIPLALITQNLNLTLVSMLIGIGGAGSYAIMFPLTFKFGPENSNVILITTSFIVIALFFLVFFGFIMPILASSGSIEGIANLTSNLLVVSTYALLGIILLIVSYISSIKIFNKQEL; from the coding sequence ATGAAGGGATTAACACTTAGCAGTTATTACTCATCAAAAAAATCACTCTTTACTTACTTAATTGTAGGTATTGTCGCTAGTATACTATTCACATTTATGAACCCTATCATGACATGTTTTTTACCAATGATTTTTCTTATTTCACCTGTAACTGATAACATTAAACATGAGAAGGATTCAAAATGGATGTATTATGTGTCGACTTTACCTAAAGGTAGAAGTGCATATGTAAACAGTTATTTCATCTTCTACGGTGTTCTTATTTTAATAGGACTTATCATCGGTGTTATACCATTAGCACTCATAACACAAAATTTAAATCTCACGTTAGTATCTATGTTAATAGGTATAGGTGGCGCTGGTTCATACGCTATAATGTTCCCTTTAACATTTAAATTTGGACCAGAAAATTCAAATGTTATTTTAATCACAACATCTTTTATAGTAATAGCTTTATTTTTCCTAGTATTCTTTGGATTTATTATGCCAATTCTCGCTTCATCTGGATCAATTGAAGGTATAGCTAACCTAACAAGTAATTTACTCGTAGTTAGTACCTATGCACTTTTAGGTATTATTTTATTAATAGTTTCATACATTTCATCAATTAAAATATTTAATAAACAAGAACTCTAG
- a CDS encoding ABC transporter ATP-binding protein, translating into MEHLLKVQNLNKSYTKSDFHLSDISLSIKPREVVGLIGKNGSGKSTLINTLVGNRFKDSGEVIFFDETITESDSNYKENIGVVFDDLRVPNKLTIKEIDKVFSNIYQSWNSEKFFSIIDKFELPNNNAIKSFSRGMRMKAALTISLAHESKLLILDEATAGMDVSSREEVIEMLEDYIEEDNGILISSHISEDIEQLATKLVFMRDGKVIFEENKQNLLDNYGIVEQPEEDFNIPTNLIVASRARNNTRTTLINNRSQITNARPLQNIDDATKLIMRGDK; encoded by the coding sequence ATGGAACATCTTTTAAAAGTTCAAAATTTAAATAAGTCTTACACAAAATCTGACTTTCACCTTTCCGATATTTCACTATCAATCAAACCAAGAGAAGTTGTAGGTTTAATTGGGAAAAATGGTTCGGGTAAATCTACACTGATTAATACATTGGTAGGAAATCGCTTTAAAGACAGTGGAGAAGTCATTTTTTTCGATGAAACTATAACAGAAAGTGATTCCAACTATAAAGAAAATATTGGTGTTGTATTTGATGATTTACGTGTACCAAACAAACTAACAATCAAAGAAATTGATAAAGTGTTTTCTAATATTTATCAATCATGGAATAGCGAAAAATTCTTTTCAATAATCGATAAATTTGAGTTACCTAATAATAATGCAATCAAATCCTTTTCACGTGGTATGCGTATGAAAGCTGCTTTGACAATATCGTTAGCACATGAAAGTAAACTTCTCATTCTTGATGAAGCTACTGCCGGTATGGATGTCTCAAGTCGTGAAGAAGTTATTGAAATGTTAGAGGATTACATAGAAGAAGATAATGGGATTTTAATTTCATCTCATATTTCAGAAGATATTGAACAGCTTGCAACTAAACTAGTATTTATGCGAGATGGCAAAGTTATTTTTGAAGAAAATAAACAAAATTTGTTGGATAATTATGGCATTGTTGAGCAACCTGAAGAAGATTTCAATATTCCAACTAATCTTATTGTAGCTTCAAGGGCTCGTAATAACACGAGGACTACTTTAATCAATAATCGCAGCCAAATAACAAATGCGAGACCTTTGCAAAATATTGATGACGCAACCAAATTAATTATGAGAGGTGATAAATAA
- a CDS encoding DUF3169 family protein, protein MKVGRYLLLVLVGGLIGGIIGLSFGIFENNGHFSNISFASHEITIIVCLIASLINIILTLVLYKVQKNALTFKSKLNHDIEGQQADEYEEKANMMFMRTSFIYYVQILISLICMLIIVMVNASEGDIFYPIIPYLITIIPSLMIGFFVRKFDSRYPKQGEAQYTEKILDIMDEGERHITLVSMFKIYHINLTLLIIGGMILGLFSLITGINQLLGLLLIIILFIYNAFGYMLKVRKFYL, encoded by the coding sequence ATGAAAGTAGGACGCTATTTATTGCTTGTTTTAGTAGGAGGACTCATTGGTGGTATTATTGGCCTATCCTTTGGCATATTTGAAAATAACGGTCATTTTTCAAACATAAGTTTCGCAAGCCACGAAATTACAATCATTGTTTGTCTCATTGCATCCCTCATTAATATAATCCTTACGCTAGTGTTATATAAAGTTCAAAAAAATGCACTCACATTCAAATCAAAATTGAACCATGATATAGAGGGGCAACAAGCTGATGAATATGAAGAGAAGGCAAATATGATGTTTATGAGAACGAGCTTCATTTATTATGTTCAAATTCTAATTAGTTTAATTTGTATGCTTATTATAGTGATGGTAAATGCTTCTGAGGGGGACATTTTTTACCCTATTATTCCATATTTAATCACAATTATTCCTTCTCTAATGATTGGTTTCTTTGTAAGGAAATTTGATAGTCGTTATCCAAAACAAGGTGAAGCTCAGTATACGGAGAAAATTCTAGACATCATGGACGAAGGCGAACGTCATATAACACTCGTCTCTATGTTCAAAATTTATCATATCAATCTTACTTTATTGATTATTGGTGGAATGATATTAGGTTTATTCTCATTAATTACTGGCATCAACCAACTTTTAGGATTGCTCCTTATTATTATTCTTTTTATTTATAATGCATTTGGTTATATGTTAAAAGTCCGTAAATTTTATTTATAA
- a CDS encoding helix-turn-helix transcriptional regulator, whose product MRNRLKELRARDGYNQTQLAKNAGISRQTVSLIERNDFMPSILTAVKIARIFNEPVENIFIIEEEDL is encoded by the coding sequence ATGCGCAATCGACTTAAAGAATTACGTGCACGTGATGGCTATAATCAAACACAACTTGCTAAAAACGCAGGAATTTCTAGACAAACTGTTTCTTTAATAGAACGTAATGATTTTATGCCATCAATTCTGACAGCTGTTAAAATTGCTCGCATATTTAATGAACCCGTTGAAAACATCTTCATAATTGAGGAGGAAGATTTATGA
- a CDS encoding DUF3267 domain-containing protein, whose amino-acid sequence MKKIDIIGNDSLIKAFSKYQIALCIVFGGVFFVMVKMSDTIDIFDSMLANIFIGIGLFIGTFIVHELIHALFFKLFSPLNKVNFGMANGMIYCAIPGGSFTPLTFAISAIAPFVIITSTFIITFCMGILPKVFFLSFATMHTMSCVGDFYWVIKMIQTPKHSKIETTDSGIVIS is encoded by the coding sequence ATGAAAAAAATTGATATTATAGGTAATGATTCGTTAATAAAGGCATTTTCTAAATATCAAATCGCCTTATGTATTGTTTTTGGTGGCGTGTTTTTTGTCATGGTAAAGATGTCTGATACTATTGATATTTTCGATTCAATGTTAGCTAATATATTTATTGGAATAGGGTTATTTATAGGGACATTTATCGTACATGAATTAATTCATGCTTTGTTTTTCAAATTATTTTCACCATTGAATAAGGTGAATTTTGGGATGGCTAACGGCATGATATATTGTGCAATACCAGGGGGAAGCTTTACGCCATTAACTTTTGCTATAAGTGCAATAGCACCATTTGTAATTATTACTTCAACTTTCATCATAACTTTTTGTATGGGAATTTTACCCAAAGTGTTCTTTTTATCATTTGCTACCATGCATACAATGTCATGTGTTGGAGACTTTTATTGGGTGATTAAAATGATACAAACGCCTAAGCATTCTAAGATTGAAACTACAGATAGTGGCATTGTTATCAGTTAA